From the Acidobacteriota bacterium genome, one window contains:
- the nrfD gene encoding NrfD/PsrC family molybdoenzyme membrane anchor subunit produces the protein MATQSQKLPSGYEPPPKVIKPGHDLGTISDRLSAFVLRKRTPQWWLVGLSISFIFFMGFMLAAGYLLYWGVGVWGVNNPVGWGFAIVNLVWWIGIGHAGTLISAILLLFRQKWRTSISRFAEAMTLFAVACAGLFPILHTGRPWLAYWLLPYPNTMQMWPQFRSPLVWDVFAISTYGTVSLLFWYVGLIPDLGTLRDRTKKRFFQVIYGFLSLGWRGSAKHWQNYEMAYLLLAGLATPLVLSVHTVVSFDFAVSLIPGWHTTIFPPYFVAGAIYSGFAMVLTLAIPVRWFCKMEDFITMRHLHNMGKVMLATGLIVAYGYMMEAFMAWYSAAQYEVDMMRYRVFDGPYAHVYTMLILFNILIPQLLWSSKIRANVVMLWILSIVVNVGMWLERYVIVVTSLARDYMPSAWDTYGGTVWDYMLYFGTIGLFVTLVFLFIRVLPFISMSEIRHMWREQKHQGEA, from the coding sequence GGACTCAGCATCAGCTTCATCTTCTTCATGGGCTTCATGCTGGCCGCCGGCTATCTGCTCTACTGGGGCGTCGGCGTCTGGGGCGTCAACAACCCGGTGGGATGGGGATTCGCCATCGTCAACCTGGTCTGGTGGATCGGTATCGGCCACGCCGGAACGCTGATCTCGGCCATTCTTCTGCTCTTCCGCCAAAAGTGGCGCACCTCCATCAGCCGCTTCGCCGAAGCCATGACGCTTTTCGCCGTGGCTTGCGCCGGACTCTTCCCCATCCTCCATACGGGACGCCCCTGGCTGGCCTACTGGCTGCTGCCCTATCCCAACACCATGCAGATGTGGCCCCAGTTCCGCTCGCCGCTGGTGTGGGACGTCTTCGCCATCTCAACCTACGGGACGGTCTCGCTGCTCTTTTGGTACGTGGGCCTGATTCCCGATCTGGGCACTTTGCGCGACCGCACCAAGAAGCGCTTCTTCCAGGTGATCTACGGATTCCTTTCCCTGGGATGGAGAGGATCGGCCAAGCATTGGCAGAACTACGAGATGGCCTACCTGCTGCTGGCCGGACTGGCCACCCCGCTGGTGCTTTCGGTGCACACCGTGGTCAGCTTCGACTTCGCCGTCTCGCTGATTCCCGGATGGCACACCACCATCTTTCCTCCCTACTTCGTAGCCGGCGCCATCTACTCGGGATTCGCCATGGTGCTGACCCTGGCCATTCCCGTGCGCTGGTTCTGCAAGATGGAGGACTTCATCACCATGCGCCACCTGCACAACATGGGCAAGGTGATGCTGGCCACCGGACTGATCGTGGCCTACGGATACATGATGGAAGCCTTCATGGCCTGGTATTCGGCCGCCCAGTACGAAGTCGACATGATGCGCTACCGCGTCTTCGACGGTCCTTACGCCCATGTCTACACGATGCTGATCCTCTTCAACATCCTCATCCCGCAGTTGCTGTGGTCGAGCAAGATCCGCGCCAACGTGGTGATGCTGTGGATCCTGTCCATCGTGGTCAACGTCGGCATGTGGCTTGAACGCTACGTCATCGTCGTGACCTCTCTGGCCCGCGACTACATGCCTTCCGCCTGGGATACCTATGGAGGAACCGTTTGGGACTACATGCTCTACTTCGGAACCATCGGGTTGTTCGTCACCCTGGTCTTCCTTTTCATCCGCGTTTTGCCCTTCATCTCCATGTCGGAGATACGCCATATGTGGAGGGAGCAGAAGCATCAGGGTGAAGCCTAG
- a CDS encoding DUF3341 domain-containing protein, which produces MQAKTQQTELFGLMAEFKDAESIIAAAEKVRRQGYRKVEGYSPMPVEELDHALGHSKSHVPKLVFLGGLLGCATGIGMQYWISAVDYPLNVGGRPLASWVSFIPVTFELTILFAAFAAVIGMIALNGLPSPYHPVFNVRRFQYASRDRFFLVVESADARFDRVETRRFLETLNPTGVHDVEP; this is translated from the coding sequence ATGCAAGCTAAAACCCAGCAGACAGAGCTTTTCGGACTGATGGCCGAGTTCAAGGACGCCGAGTCCATCATTGCCGCGGCCGAGAAAGTTCGCCGGCAAGGATACCGCAAGGTGGAAGGCTACTCGCCCATGCCGGTCGAGGAACTCGATCACGCTTTGGGCCACTCCAAGAGCCACGTGCCCAAGCTGGTCTTTCTGGGCGGGCTGCTGGGATGCGCCACGGGAATCGGCATGCAGTACTGGATCTCGGCCGTCGACTACCCGCTCAATGTCGGGGGACGCCCGCTGGCCTCCTGGGTCTCCTTCATTCCGGTGACCTTCGAGTTGACCATTCTCTTCGCCGCCTTCGCCGCGGTGATAGGGATGATCGCTCTCAACGGACTGCCTTCGCCCTACCATCCGGTCTTCAACGTGCGCCGCTTCCAGTACGCCAGCCGAGACCGCTTCTTTCTGGTGGTGGAGTCGGCCGACGCCCGCTTCGACCGAGTTGAAACCAGACGATTTCTTGAGACCTTGAATCCCACGGGAGTGCATGACGTTGAGCCCTAG
- a CDS encoding cytochrome c, with protein MSPRTTKPTALRLFATLLLLLAAGEGCRLDMHDAPKYEPLEQSDFFADRQASRPLVQGTVARGYLRQDKLLYTGKIDGDFAPLFPFPITEEILLRGQERYNIYCSPCHGRTGNGRGMIVQRGLKQPESYHSQRLLEMPPGYYYDVITNGFGVMYSYASRIKPEERWAIAAYIRALQYSQAAPLEDLPQEDRQRLRELQ; from the coding sequence TTGAGCCCTAGAACGACCAAGCCAACTGCTTTGCGGCTCTTTGCGACCCTTCTGCTGCTGCTGGCGGCCGGGGAGGGCTGCCGTCTGGACATGCACGACGCGCCCAAGTACGAGCCGCTGGAGCAGTCAGACTTCTTCGCCGACCGCCAGGCCTCGCGTCCGCTGGTGCAGGGTACGGTAGCCCGCGGTTATCTGCGCCAGGACAAGCTGCTCTACACAGGCAAGATCGACGGCGACTTTGCGCCCCTCTTCCCCTTCCCGATCACCGAGGAGATCCTGCTGCGCGGACAGGAGCGCTACAACATCTACTGCTCGCCTTGCCATGGGCGGACCGGCAACGGCCGCGGGATGATCGTGCAGAGAGGCCTCAAGCAGCCCGAGAGCTACCATTCCCAGCGTTTGCTGGAGATGCCTCCGGGTTACTACTACGACGTCATCACCAACGGATTCGGCGTGATGTACTCCTATGCTTCGCGCATCAAGCCCGAAGAACGCTGGGCCATCGCGGCTTACATCCGGGCCCTGCAGTACAGCCAAGCGGCGCCGCTTGAAGATCTGCCCCAAGAAGACCGCCAGAGACTGAGGGAACTGCAATGA
- a CDS encoding SCO family protein, with amino-acid sequence MKDLKPLRTAVAALALLAGLTATTWAQMPNSETPPEKRQGVGIDQNLDAALPLDLEFVDEEGRPVKLGAYFRQKPVILAMVYYECPMLCTLVLNGLLRGLSPLQFSAGEEFDVVAVSIDPGETAALAKAKRAEYVKLYDRESGGRGWHFLTGDEENIRKLAEVVGFNYRYDSETDLYIHASGLMMATPEGRLSRYFYGIEYPPRDLRLALVESSQGKIGSPVDQLLLYCFSYDPTLGKYTMVVMNVLRLGGILTILAVAAFIIVSYRRDRRRHNAEAAAG; translated from the coding sequence ATGAAGGACCTTAAACCATTACGGACCGCAGTTGCGGCGCTGGCTCTCTTGGCGGGACTGACGGCCACGACCTGGGCCCAGATGCCCAATTCTGAAACGCCCCCTGAAAAGCGCCAAGGGGTGGGGATCGATCAGAATCTGGATGCGGCTCTGCCTCTTGATCTTGAGTTCGTCGACGAAGAAGGCCGCCCCGTCAAGCTGGGAGCCTACTTCCGCCAAAAGCCGGTCATCCTGGCCATGGTCTATTACGAATGTCCCATGCTCTGCACGCTGGTGCTCAACGGTCTGCTGCGGGGGTTGAGCCCTCTGCAGTTCAGCGCCGGAGAGGAATTCGACGTGGTGGCCGTAAGCATCGACCCCGGCGAAACCGCCGCGTTGGCCAAAGCCAAGAGGGCCGAGTACGTGAAGCTCTATGACCGCGAGTCGGGAGGCAGGGGCTGGCACTTCTTGACGGGCGACGAAGAGAACATCCGCAAGCTGGCGGAGGTGGTGGGCTTCAACTACCGCTACGATAGCGAGACCGACCTCTACATTCATGCCAGCGGCCTCATGATGGCGACTCCTGAGGGGCGGCTGTCCCGCTATTTTTATGGAATCGAGTATCCGCCCCGCGACCTGCGCCTGGCCTTGGTGGAATCGTCCCAGGGTAAGATCGGCAGCCCGGTGGATCAGTTGTTGCTCTATTGCTTCAGCTACGATCCCACGCTGGGCAAGTACACCATGGTGGTCATGAACGTGCTCCGGCTGGGTGGCATTTTGACCATTCTGGCGGTGGCCGCCTTCATCATCGTCAGCTATCGCCGCGACCGGCGCCGCCACAACGCGGAGGCCGCTGCCGGATGA
- the coxB gene encoding cytochrome c oxidase subunit II produces MSEFSFIPESASTFAAQVDALFWLLVAVTAFFTTVISAAVLYFAIKYRRSKSPVAEPARSTLALEVTWSVIPLCIALFIFAWGADVFMHMNTPPAETLDIYVTGKQWMWKIQHPEGKREINDLHIPVGTPVKLTMTSEDTIHSFFIPAFRTKMDVLPGRYTTQWFQATRTGEYHLFCTEYCGTKHSEMIGTVYVMEPEAYDAWVAGGVAGLTAAEAGEQLFQGLGCATCHSPQSGARGPHLLGKYGTEQALEGGRTALFDEEYTRESILNPRAKVVSGYQPVMPSFQGQISEENLLRLIAYIKSIGADTASGEETE; encoded by the coding sequence ATGTCTGAATTCAGTTTTATTCCTGAAAGCGCCTCGACTTTCGCAGCGCAGGTCGACGCCTTGTTTTGGCTGCTGGTGGCGGTCACGGCCTTCTTCACCACGGTCATCTCGGCCGCCGTGCTCTACTTTGCCATCAAGTACCGCCGCTCCAAGTCGCCGGTGGCCGAGCCGGCCCGCAGCACCTTGGCCCTCGAAGTGACCTGGTCGGTGATCCCGCTGTGCATCGCCCTCTTCATCTTCGCCTGGGGAGCCGACGTCTTCATGCACATGAACACGCCCCCGGCCGAGACCCTCGATATCTACGTCACCGGCAAGCAATGGATGTGGAAGATCCAGCATCCGGAAGGCAAGCGCGAGATCAACGACCTGCATATTCCCGTGGGCACCCCGGTCAAGCTCACCATGACCTCGGAAGACACCATCCACAGTTTCTTCATCCCGGCCTTCCGCACCAAGATGGACGTGCTGCCGGGGCGCTACACAACCCAATGGTTCCAGGCCACCCGGACGGGCGAATACCATCTCTTCTGCACCGAATACTGCGGGACCAAGCACTCCGAGATGATCGGCACCGTCTACGTGATGGAGCCCGAGGCCTACGATGCCTGGGTGGCTGGAGGAGTGGCCGGCCTGACCGCCGCCGAGGCCGGCGAGCAGCTCTTTCAGGGACTGGGCTGCGCCACCTGCCACAGTCCCCAGTCAGGCGCCCGCGGCCCTCACCTGCTGGGCAAGTACGGTACCGAACAAGCCCTGGAAGGCGGCCGCACGGCTCTCTTCGATGAGGAATATACACGCGAAAGCATCCTCAATCCGCGCGCCAAGGTAGTCAGCGGCTATCAGCCCGTCATGCCCAGCTTCCAAGGTCAAATCAGCGAAGAAAACCTCTTGCGCTTGATCGCTTACATCAAGTCCATCGGAGCTGACACGGCTTCGGGGGAGGAAACCGAATAA
- a CDS encoding cytochrome c oxidase subunit I, translating into MSSTSVDQGAVLERPPRGSKPLNYLNISHGLRSWLLTVDHKRIGILYLISVTLFFFLGGAMAVGIRLELASPQGDLLAAETYNKLFTMHGVVMVFFFLIPSIPAVFGNFLVPMMIGARDVAFPKLNLLSWYVFITGGTLTLIAMVAGGVDTGWTFYAPYSTTYANGWVVLTGVGIFITGFSSILTGLNFIVTIHKMRAPGLTWFKLPLFIWSHYATALIMILGTPVIAITVLLVAVERLFRIGIFDPALGGDPVLFQHLFWFYSHPAVYIMILPSMGVMSELVTCFSRKRVFGYKFIAFSSLAIAVLGFLVWGHHMFVSSQSIYAGMVFSVLSMLVAIPSAVKAFNWTATLYKGSVSYQAPMIYAFGFLGLFLIGGLTGLFLSTLGTDVHLHDTYFVVAHFHFIMVGGAIMGYLGAIHFWWPKMTGRMYSEGWARFAALVIFIGFYLTFFPQFVVGYLGMPRRYHVYPEEFQILNVLSTAGASILGAGYLIPMVYLMVSLFKGKKASPNPWDAKGLEWQTPSPPPTENFPVTPVVTENPYNYPGMEDERDREADREHAPASA; encoded by the coding sequence ATGAGCAGCACCTCAGTGGACCAGGGCGCGGTGCTGGAGCGTCCGCCCCGCGGCAGCAAGCCCTTGAATTATCTCAATATCAGCCACGGACTCAGGTCCTGGCTGTTGACCGTCGACCACAAGCGCATCGGCATTCTCTATCTCATCTCCGTCACGCTTTTCTTCTTCCTGGGAGGCGCCATGGCGGTGGGCATCCGCCTGGAGCTGGCCTCGCCCCAAGGAGACCTGCTGGCGGCCGAGACCTACAACAAGCTCTTCACCATGCACGGCGTGGTGATGGTCTTTTTCTTTCTCATCCCCAGCATTCCGGCAGTTTTCGGCAACTTCCTGGTGCCGATGATGATCGGCGCCCGCGACGTGGCCTTTCCCAAGCTCAACCTCCTGAGCTGGTACGTCTTCATAACCGGCGGCACACTGACGCTCATCGCCATGGTGGCGGGAGGCGTCGATACGGGATGGACCTTCTACGCTCCTTACAGCACGACCTACGCCAACGGATGGGTGGTGCTGACCGGGGTCGGCATTTTCATCACCGGGTTTTCATCCATCCTCACCGGACTCAATTTCATCGTCACCATCCACAAGATGCGGGCGCCCGGATTGACCTGGTTCAAGCTGCCCCTCTTCATCTGGTCCCACTACGCCACCGCGCTGATCATGATTCTGGGGACGCCGGTCATCGCCATCACCGTTTTGCTGGTGGCGGTGGAAAGGCTCTTCCGCATCGGCATCTTCGATCCGGCCTTGGGCGGCGACCCGGTGCTCTTTCAGCACCTCTTCTGGTTCTACTCCCACCCGGCCGTCTACATCATGATCCTGCCCTCCATGGGAGTGATGAGCGAACTGGTGACCTGCTTCTCGCGCAAGCGCGTCTTCGGCTACAAGTTCATCGCCTTCTCCAGCCTGGCTATCGCCGTCCTGGGCTTTCTGGTCTGGGGACACCACATGTTCGTGAGCAGCCAGTCCATCTACGCCGGAATGGTGTTCTCGGTGCTGAGCATGCTGGTGGCTATTCCCTCGGCCGTCAAGGCCTTCAACTGGACGGCCACCCTCTACAAGGGATCGGTTTCCTACCAGGCCCCCATGATCTACGCCTTCGGCTTCTTGGGCCTGTTTCTGATCGGGGGACTGACGGGGCTCTTCTTGTCCACGCTGGGGACCGACGTTCATCTGCACGACACCTATTTCGTGGTGGCCCACTTTCATTTCATCATGGTGGGGGGAGCCATCATGGGTTATCTGGGAGCCATCCATTTCTGGTGGCCCAAGATGACCGGGCGCATGTATTCCGAAGGTTGGGCGCGCTTTGCCGCGCTGGTCATCTTCATCGGCTTCTACCTGACCTTCTTCCCCCAGTTCGTGGTGGGCTACCTGGGCATGCCGCGCCGCTACCACGTCTACCCCGAGGAATTCCAGATCCTCAACGTCCTCTCCACAGCGGGAGCCTCCATCCTGGGAGCCGGATACCTGATTCCCATGGTGTATCTGATGGTTTCCCTCTTCAAGGGCAAGAAGGCTTCGCCCAATCCCTGGGACGCCAAGGGGCTGGAATGGCAGACGCCGTCGCCGCCGCCCACCGAGAACTTCCCGGTAACGCCGGTAGTGACCGAAAATCCCTACAACTATCCTGGAATGGAAGACGAAAGAGACAGGGAGGCAGACCGTGAGCACGCACCCGCAAGCGCCTGA